One window of the Amycolatopsis mediterranei genome contains the following:
- a CDS encoding ROK family transcriptional regulator produces the protein MSSTGATTVEARSLLWTPSDSVKDVNRRKVIRAAMADPGITQVSLAKRLLLSQGTVSAVVSELQQEGIFRVQSEEGERGKRVRLGAVRGVAVGVEVNHDRIAVAARRVDTSAVEYESVAFRADQGSSSWVRESANLIKELTVQTGLDIDHIVSIGVGIPAAVDPRTALVTQVAASLDWDITGSVPERFRDHFRDVPIIVDNEANYAAYGEHLYGAGRGAGTMLFVKASVGLGAGFIIGGLIYRGRHGYGGEIGHLTMDPDGIPCRCGNRGCLETLVGGARLLEQVRQAYAGYRADLPTSVEGMIERAKRGDAVCRRVLQDAARTIGLALARVCNLMNPELIVLGGELGRAPELLLEPMMDGLRLYALRGMVESKDPVKIVGSDLGLAAGARGALGFALMTDRTVEA, from the coding sequence GTGTCGAGCACGGGAGCCACGACCGTGGAGGCCCGGTCCCTGCTGTGGACCCCGTCCGATTCGGTCAAGGACGTCAACCGCCGGAAGGTCATCCGCGCGGCGATGGCGGATCCCGGGATCACCCAGGTGAGCCTGGCCAAGCGCCTTCTGCTGTCGCAGGGAACCGTCTCCGCGGTGGTCTCGGAACTCCAGCAAGAGGGCATCTTCCGCGTGCAGAGCGAGGAGGGTGAGCGCGGCAAACGGGTCCGGCTCGGCGCCGTCCGCGGAGTGGCCGTCGGCGTGGAGGTCAACCACGACCGGATCGCGGTGGCGGCGCGCCGGGTGGACACTTCGGCGGTCGAGTACGAATCCGTGGCCTTCCGCGCCGACCAGGGCAGCAGCAGCTGGGTGCGGGAGAGCGCCAACCTGATCAAGGAGCTCACGGTGCAAACCGGGCTCGACATCGATCACATCGTCTCGATCGGCGTGGGCATCCCGGCCGCGGTCGACCCGCGGACCGCCTTGGTCACCCAGGTCGCCGCCTCGCTCGACTGGGACATCACCGGCAGCGTCCCGGAACGATTCCGCGACCACTTCCGCGACGTGCCCATCATCGTGGACAACGAGGCCAACTACGCGGCCTACGGCGAGCACCTGTACGGAGCCGGCCGCGGCGCCGGGACCATGCTGTTCGTCAAGGCGTCCGTCGGTCTCGGCGCCGGGTTCATCATCGGCGGGCTCATCTACCGGGGACGGCACGGGTACGGTGGGGAGATCGGTCACCTGACCATGGACCCGGACGGCATTCCGTGCCGGTGCGGCAACCGCGGGTGCCTGGAGACCCTGGTCGGCGGGGCCCGGCTCCTCGAGCAGGTCCGGCAGGCGTACGCCGGCTATCGCGCCGATCTGCCGACCAGCGTCGAGGGCATGATCGAGCGGGCCAAGCGCGGCGACGCCGTGTGCCGGCGGGTACTCCAGGACGCCGCCCGGACCATCGGCCTGGCCCTCGCCCGCGTGTGCAACCTGATGAACCCCGAGCTGATCGTGCTCGGCGGCGAACTGGGGAGGGCACCGGAACTCCTGCTCGAGCCCATGATGGACGGGCTACGGCTCTACGCCCTTCGTGGCATGGTCGAATCGAAGGACCCGGTGAAGATCGTCGGGTCGGACCTCGGCCTGGCCGCGGGCGCGCGGGGAGCGCTCGGGTTCGCCCTCATGACCGACCGCACCGTCGAAGCTTGA
- a CDS encoding LVIVD repeat-containing protein, with translation MRTWLRSCFAAVTVSATLVATGLPAAACGEDDKPAVPAARTLGDPGAIKNVKAVGSVPDAAGAISINFLDYGRRDVMVVSGEFGLKVYDLTKNPAAPKLVGQVSLPGLWETEDTEVDQNRKLVFLSRDPRAYGGTTHTGESGIYVVDVSKPEAPAILSYVQVPAGHTTSCVDGCRYLWTGGPAKADNQPADWGGRPIWVTDVRDPKHPKVNPEPIELARNDGKTDYVHDVQVDADGVAWVSGRGGVRGYWTNGVHRDPLTNKVRRATAHEPIPYAGGGIAETAAPSRFMHNSFHPAGHRIGDGAWRGQDLIYATEENFVDGCAGDGVLTISSLKGSYNGEGWRSTPEKPFRLESVGTWGVNGQEGSDPASDDCSAHYFDVRGKILVQSFYAQGTRFLDVSDPTNPRQIAYYRPADASAWAPYWHGKYVYVADNARGVDVLQLTK, from the coding sequence GTGCGCACCTGGTTGCGGTCGTGCTTCGCCGCCGTCACCGTCAGCGCCACGCTGGTCGCGACCGGGCTCCCGGCCGCCGCCTGTGGCGAGGACGACAAACCCGCGGTGCCGGCCGCCCGCACGCTGGGCGACCCGGGCGCGATCAAGAACGTCAAGGCCGTCGGCAGCGTGCCCGACGCCGCCGGCGCCATCTCGATCAACTTCCTCGACTACGGCCGCCGCGACGTCATGGTCGTGTCCGGCGAGTTCGGGCTCAAGGTGTACGACCTGACGAAGAACCCGGCCGCCCCGAAGCTGGTCGGGCAGGTCAGCCTGCCCGGGCTGTGGGAGACCGAGGACACCGAGGTCGACCAGAACCGCAAGCTGGTGTTCCTCTCCCGCGACCCGCGGGCCTACGGCGGCACCACGCACACCGGCGAGTCCGGCATCTACGTCGTCGACGTCTCGAAGCCCGAGGCCCCGGCGATCCTCAGCTACGTGCAGGTGCCGGCCGGCCACACCACCAGCTGCGTCGACGGCTGCCGCTACCTGTGGACCGGCGGCCCGGCGAAGGCCGACAACCAGCCGGCCGACTGGGGCGGGCGGCCGATCTGGGTCACCGACGTCCGCGACCCGAAGCACCCGAAGGTGAACCCGGAGCCGATCGAGCTGGCCCGCAACGACGGCAAGACCGACTACGTGCACGACGTGCAGGTCGACGCCGACGGCGTGGCCTGGGTGTCCGGGCGCGGCGGCGTCCGCGGCTACTGGACGAACGGCGTGCACCGCGACCCGCTGACGAACAAGGTCCGCCGCGCGACCGCGCACGAGCCGATCCCGTACGCCGGCGGCGGCATCGCCGAGACCGCGGCGCCGTCGCGGTTCATGCACAACAGCTTCCACCCGGCCGGCCACCGCATCGGCGACGGCGCGTGGCGCGGCCAGGACCTGATCTACGCGACGGAGGAGAACTTCGTCGACGGCTGCGCGGGCGACGGCGTCCTGACGATTTCGTCCTTGAAGGGCTCCTACAACGGCGAAGGCTGGCGTTCGACGCCGGAGAAGCCGTTCCGGCTGGAGAGCGTCGGCACCTGGGGCGTCAACGGCCAGGAGGGCAGCGACCCGGCCTCCGACGACTGCTCGGCGCACTACTTCGACGTCCGCGGCAAGATCCTGGTGCAGTCGTTCTACGCGCAGGGCACGCGGTTCCTCGACGTCAGCGACCCGACCAACCCGCGCCAGATCGCCTACTACCGCCCGGCCGACGCGAGCGCGTGGGCGCCGTACTGGCACGGGAAGTACGTGTACGTGGCCGACAACGCCCGCGGCGTCGACGTCCTGCAGCTCACGAAGTAG
- a CDS encoding peptide ABC transporter substrate-binding protein, with protein MRLLVLLTTVALIVTGCSDPGPGRPGVLSVGIREPATLLPADLADQAGRLVTSALWTPLADYDAASGKVTPRAAASIESTDRVHWTVKLRPSTFHDGTPVTAQSYADTWRAVAAAHWVSSPVLTKLLRAREITATAPDTIALTLDRPSGQVPALLAAPGLVPLPASVLASRDWDGFAKAPVGNGPYRLDGGWRPGSGGTLKRVGAGKAAEIELRVGEPAAQYDAVKAGTLDLATEVPGERHEAMPGEFADRHASWALPEAGYLAFPVTNPRFADPTVRHGFALGVNRAGLEAGPLAHQVDPAKAMLPPSDAPGERSGTCRPCTFDAAAGKALLKQAAFPGGATVYFGPGAEAWTRTLVVGLHKALDVSVTAQAAPRTDQLDGPSTLDVKLATGSPYELLSLLASESGYAEEVFRQNLALADAAATPEEAGELYRLAENQLLRDLPVAPLWSGHGHAVWGPRVHDVTATPFTGPVLAGIGVS; from the coding sequence ATGCGTTTGCTCGTCCTGCTCACCACCGTGGCCCTCATCGTCACGGGCTGTTCCGACCCCGGTCCGGGCCGGCCGGGTGTCCTGTCCGTCGGCATCCGGGAGCCCGCGACGCTGCTGCCCGCCGACCTCGCCGACCAGGCGGGCCGGCTGGTGACGAGCGCGCTGTGGACTCCGCTCGCCGACTACGACGCGGCGTCCGGGAAGGTCACCCCGCGCGCGGCGGCGTCGATCGAGAGCACCGACCGGGTGCACTGGACGGTCAAGCTGCGGCCGTCGACGTTCCACGACGGCACCCCGGTCACCGCGCAGTCCTATGCGGACACCTGGCGGGCGGTCGCTGCCGCGCACTGGGTGTCGTCCCCGGTGCTGACGAAGCTCCTGCGGGCCCGCGAAATCACGGCGACGGCCCCGGACACGATCGCGCTGACCCTCGACCGGCCGTCCGGCCAGGTGCCCGCGCTGCTCGCCGCGCCGGGCCTGGTGCCGCTGCCGGCGTCGGTGCTCGCCTCCCGGGACTGGGACGGGTTCGCGAAGGCCCCGGTCGGCAACGGCCCGTACCGGCTCGACGGCGGCTGGCGGCCGGGTTCGGGCGGCACCCTCAAGCGTGTCGGCGCCGGGAAGGCCGCGGAGATCGAGCTGCGGGTCGGCGAGCCGGCGGCCCAGTACGACGCGGTCAAGGCGGGCACGCTCGACCTCGCGACCGAGGTCCCCGGCGAGCGGCACGAGGCCATGCCCGGCGAATTCGCCGACCGCCACGCGTCCTGGGCCCTGCCCGAGGCGGGCTACCTGGCGTTCCCGGTGACGAACCCCCGTTTCGCCGACCCGACGGTCCGCCACGGCTTCGCCCTGGGTGTCAACCGCGCGGGGCTGGAGGCCGGCCCGCTGGCGCACCAGGTCGACCCGGCCAAGGCGATGCTGCCACCGTCGGACGCCCCGGGCGAGCGCTCGGGCACCTGCCGCCCGTGCACCTTCGACGCGGCGGCCGGCAAGGCCCTCCTGAAGCAGGCGGCCTTCCCCGGCGGCGCGACTGTCTACTTCGGACCGGGCGCGGAGGCCTGGACGCGCACACTGGTGGTCGGGTTGCACAAGGCACTGGACGTTTCCGTGACGGCACAGGCCGCCCCGCGCACGGACCAGCTCGACGGTCCGTCCACGTTGGACGTCAAGCTGGCGACGGGGAGCCCGTACGAGCTGCTGTCACTGCTGGCTTCGGAGTCGGGCTACGCGGAGGAGGTCTTCCGCCAGAACCTCGCACTGGCCGACGCGGCGGCCACCCCGGAGGAGGCGGGCGAGCTGTACCGGCTGGCGGAGAACCAGCTGCTGCGGGATTTGCCGGTGGCCCCGCTGTGGTCGGGCCACGGCCACGCGGTCTGGGGACCGCGGGTCCACGACGTCACGGCCACGCCGTTCACCGGCCCGGTACTGGCGGGGATCGGCGTCTCGTGA
- a CDS encoding LysR family transcriptional regulator has product MTSLRQLEYLVTVVDTGSFTRAAEQLHVTQPALSHQMRSLERSLGGPLLERLPRAIRLTPMGRAMLPHARAALADAERARCAARLASGTTAGELQVATVYSVSLGVLPPALRVWRRDRPEVDVRLIEFRHAAELREAMAAGEADVALGPRPGDWAGPVRELGVEEFVVVLPADGATEADATGVVDLATLSGCAWVHYAPGNGLAELVDAACAAAGFRPRAAVRTEQTAAAPILAAAGLGPALVPANVLPARFDGRVLRPSTPVRRTLVAYTRAAPDALTGAFIETVVEHVTV; this is encoded by the coding sequence ATGACAAGCCTGCGGCAGCTCGAGTACCTGGTCACGGTGGTCGACACCGGGTCGTTCACCCGCGCCGCCGAGCAGCTGCACGTGACGCAGCCGGCGTTGTCGCACCAGATGCGGTCCCTCGAGCGCAGCCTCGGCGGCCCGCTGCTCGAACGGCTGCCCCGGGCGATCCGGCTCACGCCGATGGGCCGGGCGATGCTGCCGCACGCACGAGCGGCACTGGCCGACGCCGAACGCGCGCGCTGCGCGGCCCGGCTCGCGTCCGGGACGACGGCGGGTGAGCTGCAGGTCGCCACGGTGTACTCGGTGAGCCTCGGCGTGCTGCCGCCCGCGTTGCGCGTGTGGCGCCGCGACCGGCCCGAGGTCGACGTCCGGCTGATCGAGTTCCGGCACGCCGCCGAGCTGCGCGAGGCGATGGCCGCGGGCGAGGCCGACGTCGCCCTCGGCCCGCGCCCCGGTGACTGGGCAGGCCCGGTGCGGGAGCTGGGGGTGGAGGAGTTCGTCGTCGTGCTGCCGGCGGACGGCGCCACGGAAGCGGACGCCACCGGGGTCGTCGACCTGGCGACCCTCTCCGGCTGCGCGTGGGTGCACTACGCCCCGGGCAACGGCCTGGCCGAGCTGGTCGACGCGGCCTGCGCGGCGGCGGGCTTCCGCCCCCGCGCGGCCGTCCGCACCGAGCAGACGGCGGCCGCACCGATCCTGGCGGCCGCGGGCCTGGGTCCCGCGCTGGTCCCGGCGAACGTGCTGCCGGCCCGGTTCGACGGCCGCGTCCTGCGGCCGAGCACGCCGGTCCGGCGGACGCTGGTGGCCTACACGCGCGCTGCTCCGGACGCGTTGACCGGGGCGTTCATCGAGACGGTCGTGGAGCACGTCACCGTTTAG
- a CDS encoding SDR family oxidoreductase produces the protein MERKTALVAGANGIIGKNLVDHLRADGGWDVIGLSRRGDLAVDLLDPAETRAKVGALTGVTHLFYAAYQDRPTWAELVPPNLAMLTNLVDAMAPGLQHVSLMQGYKVYGAHLGPFKTPARETDAGHLPPEFNVDQQQFLERRAGEWTWSAIRPSVVGGTALGNPMNLALVIAVYASISKELGLPLRFPGRPGAYDSLLEMTDAGLLASATVWATGHEGAFNIANGDLFRWRELWPRLAAYFGMEAAPPLRMSLADVMADKGPLWTTMAAKHGLSASYADVSASWAFGDFVFGWDYDMFADTSKSRRAGFHEYVETEQMFYRLFDEFRKARVIP, from the coding sequence ATGGAACGCAAGACAGCTCTCGTCGCCGGGGCCAACGGCATCATCGGCAAGAACCTCGTCGACCACCTGCGCGCCGACGGCGGCTGGGACGTCATCGGCCTGTCCCGACGGGGCGACCTCGCCGTCGACCTGCTCGACCCGGCCGAAACCCGGGCCAAGGTCGGGGCGCTGACCGGCGTCACGCACCTCTTCTACGCGGCCTACCAAGACCGGCCGACCTGGGCGGAGCTCGTCCCGCCGAACCTGGCGATGCTGACGAACCTCGTCGACGCGATGGCGCCCGGCCTGCAGCACGTCAGCCTGATGCAGGGCTACAAGGTCTACGGCGCGCACCTCGGCCCGTTCAAGACCCCGGCGCGCGAGACGGACGCCGGGCACCTGCCGCCGGAGTTCAACGTCGACCAGCAGCAGTTCCTCGAACGGCGCGCGGGCGAGTGGACGTGGTCGGCGATCCGGCCGTCCGTGGTGGGCGGCACCGCGCTGGGCAACCCGATGAACCTGGCGCTGGTGATCGCGGTGTACGCGTCGATTTCGAAAGAACTCGGCCTGCCGCTGCGGTTTCCGGGCCGGCCCGGCGCCTACGACAGCCTGCTGGAAATGACCGACGCCGGGCTGCTGGCATCGGCGACGGTCTGGGCCACCGGGCACGAGGGCGCGTTCAACATCGCGAACGGCGACCTGTTCCGCTGGCGCGAACTCTGGCCGAGGCTGGCGGCGTACTTCGGCATGGAAGCCGCGCCACCGCTGCGGATGTCGCTGGCAGACGTCATGGCGGACAAGGGTCCACTGTGGACCACGATGGCGGCGAAGCACGGACTCTCGGCGTCCTATGCGGACGTTTCGGCCTCATGGGCCTTCGGCGACTTCGTCTTCGGCTGGGACTACGACATGTTCGCGGACACGTCGAAATCACGCCGTGCGGGTTTTCACGAATACGTCGAGACGGAGCAGATGTTCTACCGGTTGTTCGACGAATTCCGGAAGGCCCGGGTGATCCCCTAG